In Monodelphis domestica isolate mMonDom1 chromosome 1, mMonDom1.pri, whole genome shotgun sequence, the sequence AAAGCTCGAAACTTCCTGATGGAAGTGTCTGGGCTGCGGGCCAGTatcttcccttttccaccctagtAGGGGAATTACTGCCTACACTCGAGTGTCTTCCGAGGGAATAGCCTGAGGAGTAAAGTAATTACAATACACCATGACTACCCAAGAGGAGGGTCTAAGGTGCCTTTCGCCAATTGGGCGTCTGCCTGGGTGATGGAATCTTACCCAATTAAGAGTGCTTTTATCCAGGGCGAAAGTAATCGTTAGCCAATAGGCGGAGCTCTTTCCAGGGGGCACGAGGAGGGTGTCCCCCTCCCCTAACCCCgccccagttttcccagtagGTGGTGCGGGCACACACTGGGCGAGTCTATGGGGTATTTTCCCAATAGGCACCAGCCCTGGCAGAACAGTGCTTTTTCCCAGGGGGCGGAGCAAGAAAGGTCACTGACCAATGAATGGAACTCCTCCCCCCATGGGCAGCGAAATGACTCTTCCCTGTCTCCCATAGGTTGCCCTGGCACACATGGGGTGGGTCTTGAGGGATCTTTCCCAATTGTCAGCAGCCCCGGAGAACGGGGGCGCGGTCAGGGAGAGAAGGCGGGCCTCGGTGGGGCGTCTGGTTAGCTGGGCAGTTCCATCAGTCCGCTAGCCGGCCGGCCCGCCAGGCAGGTTGCCGGGGATTTGTGCTGAGGCGGATTTGTCCGGCTTCGCCTCACCTCGCTCTGCACGCCACCATGACGAGCCTCGAGCCTCGGCGGCCGCCCGGCCTCGATGGACTGGCGGGTCCCAGCTCTCGCTCCGTGCTACCGGCATGGAAACGAGAGATTCTGGAGAGGAAGCGAGCCAAGCTGGCTAGCTTGGGGGCCGGGCCGCGGGGCTTGGCAGTGGGAGCCGACGCTGGGACTGGAGATGAGGCCGCCGCGGGGACTCCGGCGGGGACTCCGGCGGGGGTTGGGGGCGACTGCCCTGGGGAGCCAGTTCCAGCGGCAGAGCGACTGGTACTGGCCGATAGCTTGGGGCCGCTGCGGGAGAATCCCTTCATGAGACTGGAGACGGAGCGCAAGCGGCTGCGGAGGGGGCGCGGCGGGGCACTCGGGGCCCGGCCCTCGACGGGGCGGCCGGTGCAGCAGCTGCTGGAGCTCTACAGCCGCGTCCCGGGCATTCGCACCATTCGTGCAGACAACATTCTCATCATCGAATCCGAGCCCGGCTTTTTGCCCGGCCAAGGGCCCTACGAGGTGAATGCTGTCGGTCCTCGTTCTGGTTCGGACCCACTGCAGCAGCTGCTGGCCCGGCGTGGCTGCCCTGTGGCGGAGATCCGGGCGGCCGAGGTGGTGATCTACGAGACGCCCCGGGCAGCAGCCGAGGCGGCCGCGCAGCCCGGCAGGGTCAGCCGTCTGTTGGAGAAGTTCGATCCCCCATTAGCTAGCGGTGAGCCCCGATCCCGGGCCCCATCCCCACCTCGTCGCCGCGGGAGCCCTGAGCGGAGCCGGCCTCTGGTGCCAAAGCCTCCTGCCGTCGAGCAGCGGAACTCGGCGGCCTCCCCATCCCTGCCCAGCCCCGTACCCTGTACTCCCAGCGTCGGGGAGAGAGCTGCCTGGTTCCAGAGGGAGCAGGCATCGGCAGCTGCCCCATTCCGGCACAGTGACTTCCTCGAGAAGACAGGCAGCAACTCTTTCACTGTCCACCCCCGAGGTATGGCCAGAGGAGGCCGGACAGTACCAAATGGGCCTGTCATTGAAGCCACCCCGGAGCCCCGTCTGGGTCCTGCCAATGGCCTCCCTGCAGGGTGTGGCCCTGTGCCATCCTCTTCCAATACTACCAAAGGCACAGAACAGTGGAAGCCAAATGCTGAGGAGGAGGCACCTATCCTCCACCCTTCCCCTGGCCCTTGCCTGACGGGCAGTGCCAATGGGGGACCCAGTGCCACTCCAGCTGCCACTTCCACATTCCCCAAACACAGCCCGGCTAGTGCCACTCCCAGTCAGCGTAGGTGGGTTTCTGCAGCCACCAGCACCAATGACTCTTTTGAGATCAAGCCTGCCCCCAAGCCAGATATGGAGAACATTCCTGATGAGGATATCCAGGCTAAGGCCTTGGCCAACCTCCGGATGAACTCTAAAAACTCCTTTGTCTTCATCCCTAAGCCCAGAGTGGAAGTGCTAGGCTCCAGGGCTGGCCATCCAGTGGGGAACAAAGCCTTTGAGCAGCCAAAGGGAAAGGCCAGTGTGTCCTCTCTGGTTGGCCACTTAACTCATGTACCTCTGGAAAATGGGGGCCAGCACCCACAGGAAATTGTGCCTGCCTATAGGAATCATTTGGGGAGTGAGGCCCTTCGGACAACTGAGGAAAGGGACCCTGAGAAACAAATAGCCACAACCCTCTCAGAGGGGAATCACAAGTGGCAGGGAGAGGTCCCAAAACTTCCCTCTATAGAAAAAGCTTTCAAACAAGAGCCTTGTGCAGACTTTGAGATTTCTGACACATCTCACAGTACCTCTGTCACTCAGATTCATGAAGAACCCAGTAAAGCAGGTCTGCCAGTTACTTATATTGATGAGGTAGATTCAGATGATGAATCCTACCAAGAAGCCAAACCAGCTTTCAGATTCACTGATGCTCCTAATTATCGacctcatccttctctgtctAGCAGCAAATCTGAAGTCCACTATCtgaacaataatacattcaagGTGGTGCCTAATAGGAAACCAGCTGTCCCTGAGGTGAGCTTCAGCCTGCCAAATGGGGAACTGTAtactgaggaagaagaggaggaagaccaATGGAAAGGGAAAACCCTGGAAGACCCTGAATCATCCCATGAGAATGTGGGAATGTTATTCAAGAAACGATATCCCACCGTCAATGAAATTGAAGTGATTGGGGGCTATTTGTCCCTGAAGAAGTCCTGTTTAACCAAGATCAGGTCCTCAAGGAAAAAGGTAATGCTGAATGAGAGATACCAGAGATCTGCCTAGCAAGGAAGAGTAGGAAAAATGTGTGTTCAGGTGATAGACACAGACTAGCTAGCACTTGGTGAAAGTTCCcagcttcttaaaaaaaaaaaagctttattgatttttttctttatttccttctccttcacaGTCATTTTCCACTGATTATCCCTGTTCCAACAGAGTTCTCTCTTTTgacaaatatattcaaagtaaattAATATATTGGCCATTCAGTACTTTAAGTCCACCACCTTTCTGTCCATCGATGAGAAGCATGCTTCAATAGAAGTCCTTTAAAGTCATGGTTGAGCATTGTATGGGTCAGAGTTATGAAGGCTTTAAtgtagttttcttttaattatggtGGTCCTTATGTCAATTGCTCTCTActtctgtttatttcagtttccatCAGTTCAAAATAAGCCTTATcaatttttccaattctttgttaccccCCAAAAAAGGGCTACTGAGAATATTTTAGCATATCTGAAATCTTTAATTCTGTTTTCAGCTACCTAATAGGTCAAAGTATATATGTAGTTTGTTGAtgttttgggcataattccaaattgtttttagaACAATTGGACCAATTTACCAGCAGATTATTAGTGTACCTGTTTTCCTATAGCTCCTCTAACAtttacttttctcattttctgtttcctttgtctAAACAATGGCTGTGAGATCAAACTTCTGAACTGAACTAATTATTTGACTCAAAGAAGGGTTTTATTGGAGCTGCAATTGTCAGTGGGAAAGTAacagtgaaatttaaaaaaagagagacagaaaaagaacatTAGTAGAgtatttttctgatttcttctgaTTCTACAACTTTTCCTTGTTCCAAATCTGTAGTCAGATCATATGTTGTTGAGATTGGTTGTGACTGCTCTTCAGGTGCTTTTTCATGAATGTTCAGAGGCCAGAGACACAGTATTATCTTGTTCTGGTCCAGGCTGTTGTGCTCAGATTGTTGGAGATATTTGGATTGTTAAAAACAATTTGATGCAAGAAGCAGGCTTTCCCCAAATTACTGAGCTTTCCCTCATGGCGTCATTGCCTTCTTGGAAGGCACCTGTAGGTATACATTAAACAATTTTCTAGTAGAAGTTTACAGAGGATTCAACATTTCCCCTACTGCTTGTTTTGTCATTATAACAACATTTCTACATAGGATGGAACCTGCCTCATCACAGCAAGGTGGTGGCAGCTGCCCTATTGATTAGAGATGCAGGTGTTCCTGCCCAAGGTTTGCCACTCAAATGGGAAAAGGggacagctttaaaaaaaagaacttaactTATGTGCTCTGTTTGTCTACTTTGTGGGCAAATCCCATTTATATGAAAATTATGAGCCAGTGTAGTGTTTCAGAAAACACTGGCtttagagtcaaaggatctgggtttgaatgtCATTTCTGCTTCTCATTGAGTGACCCTGGGGATATGGTTTTACATCTCTggacctcatttataaaataaagggaaaggaggaatggAAATAGATGACCAGTTGATTTCTAAAGCTCTTTTTTGCTTGAAATCTCCAATCTTCTGATCTTATGGCCCAGAGCCTCATCTCAAGGAAGGAAATTTGCCTGCACAAGTCTCCCCAGAGGTGGGTAATAAAGCTCTGACAGGAGAAGCCTGAGGGGTCTCACCTGGAGCTATTGTTTAAGCTAAGAATTTGCCAGGTGAAGGGTAGAAGACAAATAGGAAAGAATTTTAGGTCTGGCCACCTAAAATGTTGATGGCTGTGTCTTGTTCAGTAGCTATAGGAGGATAGGATACTCCCTATCCTCAATGTCAGAAAGGCTCAAATTCAAAACCTAACTGAAAACTACTGGCTTCATGACCATGGTCAAGTTTCTTAAGCTCTCAGTACTCTAGATAAATTGCTGGAAAAGTGACGATCTGTATTGgtgagagggagtttccttatttGGGAAttccaaatattaataaaataaaggtcCAGTTCCTCCCCCTTAAAGCAATGatgtgatgtcaaactcaaatagaaaagaaagccaCTGAACCTTCTTTGAGTTATATGACAACTTAGAAAACCACTTATTAATATAACtgttctattgcatttttgttttattaaatatttttcatttacattttattctggtttGGAACACTTCTGTCTTAAAGGATTGTCATCTGCAGGGGGCAAAGTTTGCTGACCTTATATGAAATTCACAGGGCCCTATACTTGATTTTCAGCTGAATCTAACTTCACATTAGAGGCCCTCAGAGAACCTCAGGAAGTCTCTTGCTCCCACAATGAGTAATTAGAACAGGATGATTCTCTGGACAGCATTCTGGATTGGAGCTTTATACACTTTGAGTACTCTTAGgacttaagcttttttttttcttaggaaactgGATATCTCTACTTTGATTTCCAAATTTGGGGGTATGTTTTCTCTTTTGGCTTTTCTACAGATTATTTCTCTGTGTTTAGAATGTTTCCCTTTTGTGGGAGAGCTTTTCTGTTTCAGTTGTGTGGTGCCAGCTCTGACTGGTAAATCCATAAATCCTCCAAACCTTGTGAGTAGAAACAGAAATTTACCTGGGCTCAAAGTCCTAACTCTGGAGCCCTCAGAAACAGGAATGGCCACATGGAATTAATAGGCTTGTTAATTCCCTTTTATTTAATGCTGTTGTCATGGGGCAGGGCTAGGGATCAGTCTCATCAATTACAAAACCTATCCGAGCTTTTCCTATATTGAATGATGAAGTCTCAGAGCTATGAATGTATCCATATTATTTCCAGATCCATAAGAAGCATTATTATAATGGGGGTCATGCTCTTTACTTTCTGTGAAGGACTTTTGGTTACCTTTTATTTACTCTCTGGGATTGGCAAATGGGAGAACTGACTCATTGCTAGCTGGGTCTCAGTGGTGGATCCAGTTCTTATAGGCTTAGGCTTGGTGTCCTTTCTTGGGCTGGCTTTGTCCTTACTCTGCTATTGATTCTCTCTGCTCTTAACTTTCCTTTGGTGAGCTCACATGACCCACCTTACCCTTAGGCTTTCTCCTGGATTTAATGAGATTAGTAGGGGAGAGTAGATTGTACTAAGCTCTTGAGGGCTTTAGGAGGAAGCAAATCTTGACTCCTGAAGGAATTAAAAGAGATCTATAACTGAAGAAAAAGTGAGGGGCtgtgtgatataatggaaagggTACTGGATTTAGGTAGAGTCAGAggccttgaattcaaatccaagtttGGCTACTTGCTCTCTGATCTTGGATGAGTTCCTCTCATCTCTCTTGGGCTTCATTTTCCCTGTGAaagatgagagggttggactagatggtctttaaggtcATTAAATCTTATGAATGATGAATACCATAAGAACCAGACTAAGTAACTTGAAGGCCAGGTAGAGACTCTCAGATTTGGATCTGACTATATTTCTAACTGGAGCTAACTCCTTCCCAGTCCTGCTTGCTGGGAAAagtgagggggggggggtaggcaggcaggcaggcagtgcCGGCCTAACCCTTTGTACCTTGTACCTGAGCACAGTGCCCCATAGAACCCTCCCTGCTAATACCTTTTTCAGAAAAGCTTCTGAAAAATTTCCAggttgtttccagttctttgtttaaCCTTGGGGCAAATTCCAAGGCTAGTAAATACCATATTACTTCCCTATTGGTGGGGTGACAAGGGGCTCCTTTGGTAATGAAACTGAGTGACAAATATCAAACAACATACCCTGGTCAGCCCTACTCATCTTACCAATGGTGACATCTTCCATTCATTTTAGAGCTTCCTGAGTGAACTGTTTATTTCCAGGGcttctcattattttcctttgagatCCTCTTAATGTGATTTCTGCTTACATCACTATGCCCAAAGGTTCTCTTGTTTAAAGCCTCTCACAGCCTTTCCAAGACTAATGCAAatgcttcctttctctccccctctcctagCTTTTGCACATGGTCCTGGCATTCTGGCACCGATTTACAGGGTATTTCCTGCCTTGATTCTCTTATCCATATtgcctttttccctctcttctgcacctctctctcctcttacttTTGGGGTCTCTTCCAGGGGTTAGGTCTTATCCTCTTTTCTCCCTGTCTATTCCTTTGGTGAGGTGTTCTGCCCTGATAGTTTGTCTGTTACTCTGTATATGTGGATGACCAAAGCACTTCTCTCTTCCTTGGCCTGTTATTCTAGTCTGTGCTTCTTCATCTCAGCAACTACCTGAATATTCTCTTAGTATTTGGAATTCAACATATTTTAATAGCAAATAAAGTGCAACCCTTCCTTATCCTCTGTGTTGATGTCTCTCACTTTCTGTTCACACTTCCTCTCAGTGTGGTGGCTGTTCCCTTATGTCATTTTTCATACCTGCCTCTTTCATAGCAAAGCTGTTGACTAAAATCTGGTAATCTCACTGCTCTCCTATTGCTTAGTTTTTGTCCCCATGGGGCTTTTCCTCTTCCATATTTGCATGTTTGTTATCCCCTTGATCATAGCTTCCACTTTAGCAGGCAAACCAACCTATGGTCCTAACACCATAACTTTTCCTTTCCTGCatgccattaaaaataaaatcaaactgTTCTCTTtgcttatccttttctctctcgcTTTTGCTGCTCTCTCTTTGCTATCCCTCTCCAGTCCTTAAGTCCTCAGCTTCCCCAATTATTCCAGGCCCTTTATTACCTTATGTTATTTAACCTTGAGCTAGGTCTCTCATTTAATAGTCCTTcatatttatatggcatttttaaactTGCACGAAGGCATTTTCCTCATTATGATCCatattattatctcccttttacagataaggaattaaAGCTTGTAGTGGATAAGTGAGTTGCCCATTGTTGTACAGCTAGGGAGCAAGGCATTTAGACCCAGGTTTCCAATTTCAAGGGCAGCACTCCATCCCCTGTACTACCCCTACCACTTCCTTGTgttaagacaaaaatgaaatgaactagGGTTTTTGTTTGGGCATCTCATATCTAGGACACTGAGGATTAATAGTGCTTGAGATAATGGGACCTCAGGAATAAGGAGCCTGTTTAGGGGAGGAGTGCTTAATCCGAGGTCTTCaatggtggggtgggggagtcCATGAATAGATTTCAAGGGGCCCATGAActtagataggaaaaaaaattatttttattcaccCTGAATTGAAATTTAGAATTTATCTCAAttatttaaagacattattcCAAGAAGAGGt encodes:
- the TPRN gene encoding taperin, whose amino-acid sequence is MTSLEPRRPPGLDGLAGPSSRSVLPAWKREILERKRAKLASLGAGPRGLAVGADAGTGDEAAAGTPAGTPAGVGGDCPGEPVPAAERLVLADSLGPLRENPFMRLETERKRLRRGRGGALGARPSTGRPVQQLLELYSRVPGIRTIRADNILIIESEPGFLPGQGPYEVNAVGPRSGSDPLQQLLARRGCPVAEIRAAEVVIYETPRAAAEAAAQPGRVSRLLEKFDPPLASGEPRSRAPSPPRRRGSPERSRPLVPKPPAVEQRNSAASPSLPSPVPCTPSVGERAAWFQREQASAAAPFRHSDFLEKTGSNSFTVHPRGMARGGRTVPNGPVIEATPEPRLGPANGLPAGCGPVPSSSNTTKGTEQWKPNAEEEAPILHPSPGPCLTGSANGGPSATPAATSTFPKHSPASATPSQRRWVSAATSTNDSFEIKPAPKPDMENIPDEDIQAKALANLRMNSKNSFVFIPKPRVEVLGSRAGHPVGNKAFEQPKGKASVSSLVGHLTHVPLENGGQHPQEIVPAYRNHLGSEALRTTEERDPEKQIATTLSEGNHKWQGEVPKLPSIEKAFKQEPCADFEISDTSHSTSVTQIHEEPSKAGLPVTYIDEVDSDDESYQEAKPAFRFTDAPNYRPHPSLSSSKSEVHYLNNNTFKVVPNRKPAVPEVSFSLPNGELYTEEEEEEDQWKGKTLEDPESSHENVGMLFKKRYPTVNEIEVIGGYLSLKKSCLTKIRSSRKKMKISFNEKSLHTTFEYPSESSLVQEEEAEEEEEGASGSEGDEEEKTFAVFLPRATFVNNTVMESATRPPESSTGLSSYTPKHSVEFSKWQEQKYDAGPSEAGASSQKEVMLTPASKNDLSDFRSEPALYF